A single region of the Marinobacter salinus genome encodes:
- the rlmB gene encoding 23S rRNA (guanosine(2251)-2'-O)-methyltransferase RlmB, translating to MSGEFVFGWHAVEAVLKREPERLQQVWIQTGRQDKRVKSITGALDNLGVRWKVVHRKELDERVAGVHQGIVAAVSESRGWSEDDLLAQLASSDKPPFLLVLDGVTDPHNLGACMRTADAVGVQAVIVPKDKSASLTPVARKVACGAAETVPFVQVTNLARFLRTLQDQGVWLIGTAGEASATLYQADFKGGVALVMGAEGKGMRRLTREHCDQLINIPMLGHVDSLNVSVATGVCLYEALRQRLG from the coding sequence GTGTCCGGAGAATTTGTATTTGGCTGGCACGCGGTTGAGGCGGTTCTCAAGCGTGAGCCGGAAAGGTTGCAGCAGGTCTGGATTCAGACCGGTCGGCAGGATAAGCGGGTAAAGTCCATCACGGGTGCCCTTGATAACCTGGGTGTTCGCTGGAAGGTAGTTCATCGCAAGGAGCTCGACGAACGGGTTGCCGGGGTGCATCAAGGTATCGTGGCGGCGGTCAGCGAAAGCCGGGGGTGGAGTGAGGATGATTTGCTGGCGCAGCTCGCCAGCAGTGACAAGCCGCCATTCCTGCTGGTGCTTGATGGCGTGACCGATCCTCACAATCTCGGGGCCTGTATGCGCACAGCCGATGCTGTGGGTGTTCAGGCTGTTATCGTTCCGAAAGACAAGTCTGCCTCTTTGACCCCGGTAGCTCGCAAGGTGGCGTGTGGTGCGGCGGAAACGGTACCGTTTGTGCAGGTGACAAACCTTGCCCGCTTTCTTCGTACTCTACAGGACCAGGGAGTGTGGTTGATCGGAACGGCCGGTGAGGCCAGCGCAACGCTTTACCAGGCGGATTTCAAGGGGGGCGTTGCTCTCGTGATGGGGGCTGAAGGCAAGGGTATGCGTCGCCTGACCCGTGAACATTGCGATCAGCTCATCAACATTCCCATGCTGGGGCATGTCGACAGCCTCAATGTGTCTGTGGCTACGGGTGTTTGCCTATACGAGGCTCTACGTCAACGCCTTGGTTAA
- the rnr gene encoding ribonuclease R, with amino-acid sequence MVSSKKDERDPHAGREAQKYDNPIQSREFIIAHLKERGAPATHETLCAELGQDSPEGIEALRRRLIAMCRDGQLICNRRGAYLPIEEADLVTGRVIGHKDGFGFLVPDDGGSDLFLTARQMRQVFHGDRVAARVDRVDDRGRREGVIVEVLEYRTSQTVGRFFQESGISFVVPENARINHEILIPQENCGEARHGQYVVVDIVRQPSVRTQPLGKIVEVLGEHMAPGMEIDVAIRSYDIPHSWPPAVGEQVAEIPEQVTEKDKENRVDIRNLRLVTIDDETARDFDDAVYCEPRPRGGYRLLVAIADVSHYVRPGTPLDEEAVNRSTSVYFPDHVVPMLPEKLSNGLCSLNPGVDRLCMVADLTISAAGNISGYSFYQAVMYSHARLTYNKVSDMLEHPDSESGYRLSEQYAHVLPQLHNLYGLYQLLRKARTERGAIDFETTETKIVFDADRKIEEIVPVTRNEAHKIIEECMLCANVATARFLKKHKLPALYRVHDGPSEERLNAVRLFLGELGLQLGGGDSPTSADYQALLSEIADRSDANVIQTVMLRSLSQAVYSPEEGGHFGLGFAGYAHFTSPIRRYPDLIAHRAVKSVIHGEQASKDVVTPPKTDSNLAEYPYDLPRMERLGEHTSMAERRADDATRDVMAWLKCEYLRDHVGEDYDGVIAAVVPFGFFVELSGVYIEGLVHVSTLSGDYFHHDAAKHRLIGEHTAMSFRLGDEVRVKVVRVGMEDRKIDLELISEPVHRQADRDALAVPKKADDRGKGKRGSNKGKPGTREKSDRKRSAPAGAKRPRKKPDSAAPAKSGKPASDANEPLSARDELVAQAAKLALKKDKKPGKDAGAGKNRKSRK; translated from the coding sequence ATGGTTTCCAGCAAAAAAGATGAAAGGGACCCGCACGCCGGTCGGGAAGCCCAGAAGTACGACAACCCCATACAAAGCCGTGAATTCATTATCGCTCACCTGAAGGAGCGAGGTGCGCCTGCGACCCACGAGACGCTTTGCGCCGAGCTTGGGCAGGATTCACCGGAAGGTATTGAGGCGCTGCGTCGCCGCTTGATTGCCATGTGCCGGGACGGTCAACTGATTTGTAACCGCCGGGGCGCTTACCTTCCTATTGAAGAAGCGGACCTGGTAACCGGGCGTGTGATTGGTCACAAGGACGGTTTTGGCTTTCTGGTGCCGGATGACGGCGGGTCCGATCTCTTTCTGACCGCTCGCCAGATGCGCCAGGTATTCCATGGTGACCGCGTCGCTGCCCGGGTTGACCGTGTCGACGATCGTGGGCGCCGTGAAGGTGTGATTGTCGAAGTACTTGAATACCGGACCAGCCAGACAGTCGGTCGCTTTTTCCAGGAGAGTGGCATCAGCTTCGTTGTCCCGGAGAACGCCAGGATCAACCATGAGATCCTGATTCCTCAGGAGAATTGCGGCGAAGCCCGTCATGGGCAATATGTTGTGGTGGACATCGTCCGCCAGCCAAGCGTTCGCACCCAGCCTCTGGGGAAAATTGTCGAGGTTCTGGGCGAGCACATGGCGCCGGGTATGGAAATCGACGTCGCGATTCGCTCCTACGACATTCCTCACAGCTGGCCACCGGCGGTGGGGGAGCAGGTTGCAGAAATCCCGGAACAGGTCACTGAAAAAGACAAGGAAAACCGGGTTGATATCCGTAATCTCCGGCTGGTTACGATTGACGATGAAACCGCCCGCGACTTTGACGATGCGGTTTATTGTGAGCCGAGGCCCCGCGGGGGCTATCGTTTGCTGGTTGCGATCGCGGATGTGTCCCATTATGTTCGTCCGGGTACGCCGCTCGACGAAGAGGCGGTGAACCGGAGTACATCAGTGTACTTCCCGGACCACGTGGTTCCGATGTTGCCGGAAAAGCTTTCAAACGGCCTCTGTTCGCTGAACCCCGGCGTTGACCGCTTGTGCATGGTGGCCGACTTGACCATCAGTGCGGCGGGTAATATCAGCGGCTACAGCTTCTATCAGGCGGTTATGTACAGCCACGCACGGCTAACCTATAACAAGGTGAGCGACATGCTGGAGCACCCGGATTCGGAATCGGGTTATCGTCTGTCCGAGCAATACGCCCATGTGCTCCCACAGCTGCACAATCTTTATGGCCTTTATCAGCTGCTGCGAAAGGCGCGGACCGAGCGTGGTGCGATCGACTTCGAGACCACGGAAACGAAAATTGTTTTCGATGCTGACCGAAAGATCGAAGAGATCGTTCCGGTAACCCGGAACGAAGCCCACAAGATTATCGAAGAGTGTATGTTGTGCGCGAACGTGGCCACTGCCAGGTTCCTCAAGAAGCACAAGTTGCCGGCACTTTACCGGGTGCATGATGGCCCGTCCGAAGAGCGCCTGAATGCCGTCAGGTTGTTTTTGGGAGAGCTGGGGTTGCAGTTGGGTGGTGGCGACAGCCCCACGTCGGCCGACTATCAGGCGTTGCTGTCTGAGATCGCCGATCGCTCCGATGCCAATGTTATCCAGACGGTCATGCTGCGCTCGCTCAGTCAGGCGGTGTATAGCCCGGAGGAGGGTGGTCACTTCGGTCTCGGGTTTGCCGGTTATGCGCATTTCACCTCACCGATCCGTCGCTATCCTGATCTGATCGCCCACCGGGCGGTCAAGTCCGTGATTCACGGCGAACAGGCATCGAAGGATGTTGTGACTCCGCCGAAGACCGACTCCAATCTGGCGGAATACCCTTACGACCTGCCGCGGATGGAGCGTTTGGGCGAGCATACATCCATGGCTGAGCGAAGGGCGGATGACGCAACCCGTGACGTCATGGCCTGGCTCAAGTGTGAATACCTGCGTGATCACGTCGGGGAAGACTACGACGGTGTGATTGCCGCGGTTGTTCCCTTTGGTTTCTTTGTTGAGCTGTCCGGTGTTTACATTGAGGGGCTGGTCCATGTCTCCACCCTGAGTGGGGACTACTTCCACCATGACGCCGCCAAGCACCGCCTGATTGGCGAGCACACAGCCATGAGCTTCCGGTTGGGGGATGAGGTTCGGGTCAAGGTCGTCCGGGTCGGCATGGAGGATCGCAAGATCGATCTGGAACTGATCAGTGAGCCTGTGCATCGTCAGGCTGACCGCGACGCGCTGGCAGTGCCTAAAAAAGCCGACGACCGGGGGAAAGGTAAGCGCGGAAGCAACAAAGGTAAGCCTGGAACACGGGAGAAGTCCGATCGTAAACGGAGCGCGCCGGCCGGCGCCAAGCGGCCCCGGAAAAAGCCCGACTCGGCCGCGCCGGCAAAGTCCGGCAAGCCGGCCAGCGATGCTAATGAGCCGCTTTCCGCCAGAGACGAACTGGTCGCCCAGGCTGCGAAACTTGCCCTTAAAAAGGACAAGAAGCCCGGTAAGGACGCCGGAGCCGGCAAGAACCGAAAATCCCGCAAGTAA
- a CDS encoding GTP-binding protein produces the protein MEHKIIFAGPVGAGKTTAIQTISDIEVVSTESRASDDVSKRKETTTVAMDYGTLNVGGGQKIHLYGTPGQERFSFMWDIITIGGLGLVLLLDNDRDDPLADLEFYIHAFRPFIRKSSMVIGVTRMDMNARPGLYSYHTKLSELGIKAPVFEVDARERNDISVLLQALLAMLDPGVKR, from the coding sequence GTGGAACATAAAATCATCTTCGCCGGACCTGTAGGTGCTGGCAAAACGACAGCAATACAGACCATCAGTGATATCGAGGTGGTTAGCACTGAAAGCAGAGCAAGTGACGATGTTTCAAAGCGCAAGGAAACCACAACTGTTGCTATGGATTACGGCACTCTGAACGTTGGAGGCGGACAGAAAATTCACCTGTACGGTACCCCCGGACAAGAGCGCTTCAGCTTTATGTGGGACATCATCACAATTGGGGGGCTGGGGCTGGTCTTATTACTCGACAATGACCGGGACGATCCACTTGCCGACCTGGAATTCTACATTCATGCCTTCCGCCCTTTCATCAGAAAAAGCTCCATGGTCATCGGGGTAACCCGTATGGATATGAACGCCCGGCCCGGCCTGTATTCCTACCATACCAAGCTCAGTGAACTTGGTATAAAAGCCCCGGTTTTTGAAGTCGATGCTCGCGAACGAAACGACATTTCTGTTTTGCTGCAAGCCCTGCTGGCCATGCTCGACCCGGGAGTAAAGCGGTGA
- a CDS encoding ATP-binding cassette domain-containing protein — translation MAFGEKTVLASIDLEVPDREITTLLGPSGTGKSTLLRTLAGFNDPNPNLRTWGNISYIGASLGDGERPVLAAQNARMVMASILENIVQDLPERRSLSPVQQRQLAQRLLETAGLNELIERIDEPVIHLNLAQQRHLATMRLAATGARLILLDEPTTGLNDQEAERLLNYIASEGQRRSILIALHNLSHASLLGGRMVLIAGGSVHEAARTEDFLRHPASEAGKSFVRTGSCAVAAPDADPDTLAPETPPPPPLPVEARSYISDSFGPRGFLWLKKGKLAGTPRPGIVQDLEYDLKALKRVGVTTLITLTETKPDTEALAEYGIENTWSPFRDMAAPSITQAAGLCKMIQRLCDEGGVVAVHCRAGLGRTGTILACCLIWEGMAALDSLETVRRIEPRWVQSEVQVEFLEKFALFLTERVKNTQAS, via the coding sequence GTGGCTTTTGGCGAGAAAACGGTTCTTGCGAGTATCGACCTTGAGGTTCCGGACCGGGAAATCACCACCCTTCTCGGGCCCAGCGGGACCGGAAAATCGACACTACTTCGTACCCTGGCCGGTTTTAACGACCCCAATCCCAATCTCCGTACCTGGGGCAATATAAGCTATATCGGCGCCTCCTTGGGCGACGGGGAACGGCCCGTACTCGCCGCACAAAACGCCAGAATGGTCATGGCGAGCATCCTCGAAAACATTGTTCAGGACCTTCCCGAGCGAAGATCTCTGTCTCCGGTACAGCAGCGTCAACTGGCGCAGAGACTTCTTGAGACAGCGGGGCTGAACGAGCTTATTGAACGGATTGATGAGCCGGTCATTCATTTGAATCTTGCGCAACAAAGACACCTGGCCACAATGCGGCTCGCGGCCACCGGCGCTCGCCTGATCTTACTGGATGAGCCAACAACCGGCCTGAATGATCAGGAAGCAGAGCGCCTGTTGAATTACATTGCTTCCGAGGGACAGCGCCGCTCAATACTCATAGCGTTGCACAACCTCTCTCATGCTTCTCTTCTTGGCGGACGCATGGTTTTGATTGCAGGTGGCAGCGTTCATGAGGCCGCAAGAACGGAGGACTTTCTCAGGCATCCGGCCAGTGAGGCTGGGAAAAGCTTTGTGAGAACCGGTTCCTGTGCAGTTGCTGCGCCCGATGCGGACCCGGACACCCTGGCTCCCGAAACGCCCCCTCCCCCGCCACTCCCGGTGGAAGCAAGATCTTATATCAGCGACAGTTTCGGCCCGAGAGGTTTTCTCTGGCTCAAGAAAGGAAAGCTGGCCGGAACACCCAGGCCCGGGATTGTTCAGGATCTGGAGTATGACCTCAAAGCATTGAAACGTGTTGGCGTCACGACTTTGATCACACTTACCGAGACCAAGCCTGACACCGAAGCTCTGGCCGAGTACGGGATTGAAAATACCTGGTCACCATTCCGCGACATGGCAGCTCCTTCTATCACTCAGGCTGCAGGCCTTTGCAAAATGATACAGAGGCTCTGTGATGAAGGTGGCGTTGTCGCTGTCCATTGTCGGGCAGGTCTCGGCCGCACAGGAACCATACTTGCCTGCTGCCTGATTTGGGAGGGTATGGCAGCACTCGACTCACTGGAAACCGTCCGACGTATCGAGCCCCGCTGGGTTCAATCCGAAGTACAAGTAGAATTCCTGGAAAAATTTGCCCTGTTTTTGACTGAACGGGTAAAAAACACGCAGGCATCCTGA
- a CDS encoding roadblock/LC7 domain-containing protein: MNAETNSGQNHPKASAARSILRELNASSDDIEASATMTTDGYIIGAVLSKDTDQDRFAAMCASLLALAERAADEIARGQMKQLLIEGSQGLMLLVRAGGDKVLAVAAKPTVNLGRIFLEARKSATKIDHLIGNEY; encoded by the coding sequence ATGAACGCCGAGACTAATTCCGGACAAAATCACCCGAAGGCAAGTGCCGCAAGGTCGATCCTGCGAGAGTTAAACGCTTCCTCAGATGACATTGAAGCCTCAGCCACAATGACAACCGACGGCTACATCATCGGTGCCGTACTGAGTAAAGATACTGACCAGGATCGGTTTGCCGCAATGTGTGCGTCTCTACTCGCATTGGCTGAAAGGGCTGCGGACGAGATCGCCCGGGGCCAGATGAAGCAACTTCTAATAGAAGGCTCTCAGGGACTTATGCTTTTGGTAAGGGCCGGCGGAGACAAGGTTCTCGCCGTGGCGGCAAAACCAACCGTCAATCTCGGACGGATCTTTCTTGAGGCACGCAAATCTGCCACAAAAATCGACCACCTCATCGGTAACGAATACTGA
- a CDS encoding 2Fe-2S iron-sulfur cluster-binding protein: MFKIEYLGSHYNCGPEETILEAMLRQGVKFPFSCRKGSCHACMHIVKKGALPPDSQKGLSGEQISQGFFLPCLCKPTDSLSIIPRNRERLNKNLPVSGTQNSSFLSPDPEMWEALDNGRVLSEILEDFYTKAFSDERLSPFFHGVTRQRAQEKQYLFLKQKFTGEKVYFGDRPRNAHHWMVISNDLFDYRESLMVDCLKRHHLPEHLIERWRSLENSFRGDIVKDEPWNRKIGDIEIPVSGYGEVTLEIGSLCDSCNEEIDVGTTVRYHLRLGTLYCPDCMHSLAEH; encoded by the coding sequence ATGTTTAAAATTGAATACCTGGGAAGCCATTATAATTGTGGGCCGGAGGAGACAATACTTGAGGCTATGCTCCGGCAAGGTGTGAAGTTTCCCTTTTCATGCCGCAAAGGATCCTGCCATGCCTGCATGCATATTGTTAAAAAGGGGGCACTTCCTCCTGACTCTCAGAAAGGACTCAGTGGCGAGCAGATCAGCCAGGGTTTTTTTCTTCCCTGTCTATGCAAACCGACAGATTCCCTCTCGATTATTCCCAGAAACAGAGAACGCCTGAATAAAAATTTGCCCGTCAGTGGCACTCAGAATAGCTCATTTTTATCGCCTGACCCTGAAATGTGGGAAGCGCTGGACAATGGTCGAGTACTATCTGAAATTCTGGAAGATTTCTATACAAAAGCTTTTTCGGACGAAAGACTCTCTCCCTTTTTCCACGGTGTAACCCGGCAACGCGCGCAAGAAAAGCAGTACCTCTTCCTGAAACAAAAATTCACCGGAGAAAAAGTCTATTTCGGAGACCGACCACGAAATGCACACCATTGGATGGTCATATCCAACGACCTGTTCGATTACAGAGAGTCGTTGATGGTGGACTGTCTGAAACGTCATCATCTACCTGAACACCTGATAGAGCGATGGCGCAGTCTGGAGAACAGTTTTCGAGGGGATATTGTCAAGGATGAGCCCTGGAACCGAAAAATAGGCGATATCGAAATTCCAGTATCAGGCTACGGAGAAGTCACACTGGAAATCGGGTCGCTCTGCGATAGCTGCAACGAAGAGATAGATGTCGGCACAACCGTGCGATATCACCTTCGCCTGGGGACCCTTTACTGCCCCGACTGCATGCATTCTCTTGCTGAGCATTGA
- a CDS encoding acyl-CoA dehydrogenase family protein yields MIPRTLFDADLEGFRDSVRKFLEQEAAPHHEQWEKDGQVSRELWLKAGELGFLCPCLPEEYGGVGADFRYSAVLIEEVARAGLTGIGWGLHSDIVAPYVLNYGSDEMKTQYLPKLASGEMIGAIAMTEPGAGSDLQGVKATAVKQGDHYLLNGSKTFITNGQLADVVIVVAKTDPKEGAKGISLFMVEAAWEGFEKGQNLNKVGMKAQDTSELFFQDVKVPAENLIGPGEGQGFFQLMQELAAERLQVALGAVAAAEAAWQWTLDYVKERNAFGKPVIAFQNTRFKMAEMKAEITSARVFTDRCLELHLDKKLDIPTAAMLKQLTTDLQCKVMDECVQLHGGYGYMWEYPIARAWADSRVQRIYAGTNEIMKEIVARSF; encoded by the coding sequence ATGATTCCACGTACTCTCTTCGACGCCGATCTCGAGGGCTTTCGCGATTCTGTCCGCAAGTTTCTGGAGCAGGAAGCGGCACCCCATCACGAACAATGGGAAAAGGACGGCCAGGTCAGTCGTGAGCTGTGGCTGAAGGCCGGTGAACTGGGCTTTCTATGCCCTTGTCTGCCGGAGGAGTATGGCGGTGTGGGGGCGGATTTTCGCTACAGCGCGGTGTTGATCGAGGAGGTGGCAAGGGCCGGTCTTACCGGGATTGGCTGGGGCCTGCACTCTGACATCGTTGCGCCTTATGTCCTGAATTACGGTTCCGATGAGATGAAAACTCAGTATCTGCCCAAGCTGGCGAGCGGCGAGATGATTGGCGCCATTGCCATGACTGAGCCGGGTGCGGGTTCGGATCTGCAAGGTGTTAAGGCGACAGCGGTCAAGCAGGGCGATCATTACCTCCTGAACGGATCCAAGACCTTCATCACCAACGGCCAGCTCGCAGATGTGGTTATTGTCGTGGCCAAAACCGACCCCAAAGAAGGTGCCAAGGGTATCAGCCTGTTCATGGTGGAAGCTGCGTGGGAAGGCTTCGAAAAAGGCCAGAACCTGAACAAGGTAGGCATGAAGGCCCAGGATACGTCCGAGCTGTTTTTCCAGGATGTGAAAGTTCCGGCAGAGAACCTGATTGGCCCCGGAGAAGGGCAGGGGTTCTTCCAGTTGATGCAGGAACTGGCTGCCGAGCGCTTACAGGTCGCGCTGGGTGCAGTGGCCGCTGCCGAAGCAGCCTGGCAGTGGACGCTGGATTATGTGAAAGAGCGGAATGCCTTTGGCAAGCCGGTGATCGCTTTCCAGAATACCCGCTTCAAAATGGCCGAAATGAAGGCTGAGATCACCTCGGCGCGAGTGTTCACCGATCGCTGCCTGGAACTTCATCTGGACAAGAAACTTGATATTCCGACCGCTGCGATGCTCAAGCAGCTCACCACCGACCTCCAGTGCAAGGTTATGGACGAATGCGTCCAGCTCCACGGTGGGTATGGCTACATGTGGGAATACCCCATTGCCCGGGCCTGGGCCGATTCGCGCGTACAGCGTATCTATGCCGGCACTAACGAAATCATGAAGGAAATTGTGGCCCGATCGTTCTGA
- a CDS encoding flavin prenyltransferase UbiX gives MTEHTPQVRTINLAFTGASGAQYGLRLLQCLVAAGCRVNVMISRAAQVVIATETDLKLPGTPPAMQETLTNWAQAEPGQVLVFGREDWFAPPASGSGERAPLVVCPCSTGTLSALATGASNNLIERAGDVALKERRPLILVPREAPFSEVHLENMLKLTRMGAVIMPASPGFYHRPASVQDLVDFVVARLLDHLGISQDLMPRWGEARAEQKRSG, from the coding sequence ATGACAGAGCATACCCCGCAGGTGCGAACCATTAACCTGGCCTTCACCGGCGCCTCTGGCGCCCAGTATGGCCTACGTCTTTTGCAGTGCCTGGTAGCGGCGGGCTGCCGGGTGAACGTGATGATCAGTCGTGCCGCTCAGGTTGTGATCGCTACCGAAACCGACCTGAAACTACCGGGCACGCCACCGGCGATGCAGGAAACCCTGACCAACTGGGCGCAGGCTGAGCCGGGGCAGGTGTTGGTGTTTGGCCGGGAAGACTGGTTTGCACCGCCGGCCTCGGGCTCCGGCGAGCGAGCTCCGCTGGTGGTGTGTCCCTGCAGCACCGGCACGCTTTCGGCGCTAGCCACCGGAGCGAGTAACAATCTCATCGAGCGTGCCGGAGATGTGGCTCTGAAAGAGCGCCGGCCGCTGATTCTGGTGCCGCGGGAAGCGCCGTTCTCCGAGGTTCACCTGGAGAACATGCTGAAGCTGACCCGGATGGGGGCCGTTATCATGCCGGCCAGCCCCGGGTTTTACCACAGGCCGGCATCGGTGCAGGATCTGGTGGATTTCGTGGTTGCCCGTCTGCTGGATCATCTCGGAATTTCCCAGGACCTCATGCCGCGGTGGGGTGAGGCTCGCGCTGAACAAAAGCGCTCGGGCTGA
- the mpl gene encoding UDP-N-acetylmuramate:L-alanyl-gamma-D-glutamyl-meso-diaminopimelate ligase → MHIHILGICGTFMGSLAVLARELGHTVTGADQGVYPPMSTQLEAQGIHLMEGYSDSHLEPEPDLVLIGNAMSRGNVEVEAVLNRNIDYMSGPEWLAREVLRHRWVLAVAGTHGKTTTTSMLLWILEQAGFEPGYLVGGVPRDFPVSARLGNSDFFVIEADEYDSAFFDKRSKFIHYRPHTLILNNLEFDHADIFDNVEAIERQFHHLVRTVPSQGLIIRPTVDPHLDKALDMGCWSAVQDTAIGSETPRTSDWRAELLSEDGSRFMVIHHEQPVAMLKWSQTGMHNVRNALAAIAAARHVGVTPDHAVAALCRFSGVKRRMELIAEVGGVRVYDDFAHHPTAIATTLEGLRAQVGDEPIVALIEPRSNTMKQGVHQQTLLPSAAVADRVLWANLNDMAWLPALVAEWQSGHDDTGHHGVENSVEALINRVLDDLPSPCHIVIMSNGGFGGIHGKLVAELERIQG, encoded by the coding sequence ATGCATATTCATATCCTGGGAATCTGTGGCACCTTTATGGGAAGCCTGGCCGTACTGGCGCGGGAGCTTGGCCACACGGTCACCGGAGCCGATCAGGGCGTTTACCCGCCCATGAGTACTCAACTGGAAGCCCAGGGCATTCACCTGATGGAAGGGTACAGCGATAGTCACCTGGAACCTGAGCCCGATCTGGTTCTTATCGGCAATGCGATGTCCCGTGGCAATGTGGAGGTGGAAGCCGTCCTCAACCGAAACATCGATTACATGTCTGGCCCGGAATGGCTGGCTCGGGAAGTGCTCCGGCATCGCTGGGTCCTTGCGGTAGCGGGGACCCATGGCAAAACCACCACCACGTCGATGCTGTTATGGATTCTGGAGCAGGCCGGTTTTGAACCGGGGTATCTGGTAGGTGGTGTACCCCGGGACTTTCCGGTGTCAGCGAGGCTGGGCAACAGCGACTTTTTTGTGATTGAGGCTGACGAATATGACAGCGCCTTTTTCGACAAGCGCTCGAAGTTCATCCATTACCGGCCTCACACTCTGATTCTCAATAACCTGGAATTTGACCACGCTGATATCTTCGACAATGTGGAAGCCATTGAGCGCCAGTTTCATCACCTGGTCCGGACAGTGCCGTCCCAGGGGCTGATTATCCGGCCCACCGTGGATCCACACCTGGATAAAGCACTGGATATGGGGTGCTGGAGTGCAGTTCAGGACACGGCAATCGGAAGCGAAACACCCCGCACGTCGGACTGGCGGGCCGAGTTACTGTCTGAAGATGGCAGTCGGTTCATGGTTATCCATCATGAGCAGCCAGTGGCTATGCTGAAATGGTCCCAGACCGGTATGCATAACGTCCGTAATGCCCTGGCTGCCATCGCCGCGGCTCGCCATGTGGGCGTGACCCCGGATCATGCAGTGGCTGCGTTGTGCAGGTTCTCTGGTGTGAAGCGTCGCATGGAGCTGATTGCCGAGGTTGGCGGTGTCCGGGTATACGATGATTTTGCCCATCACCCCACGGCCATTGCGACAACCCTTGAGGGCCTCCGTGCTCAGGTGGGGGATGAGCCGATTGTGGCGTTGATCGAGCCTCGCTCCAACACCATGAAGCAGGGTGTGCATCAGCAGACGCTGCTACCCAGCGCCGCTGTCGCCGACCGTGTGCTGTGGGCCAACCTCAATGACATGGCATGGCTACCTGCGCTGGTCGCTGAATGGCAGTCAGGGCACGATGACACCGGGCACCATGGGGTCGAAAACTCGGTCGAGGCACTGATAAATCGTGTTTTGGACGATCTGCCAAGCCCCTGTCACATTGTCATCATGAGCAACGGTGGATTTGGTGGCATCCACGGTAAACTCGTTGCCGAGCTTGAGCGTATTCAGGGCTGA